One Methylophilus sp. TWE2 DNA segment encodes these proteins:
- a CDS encoding zinc ribbon domain-containing protein YjdM: MSLPACPKCQSEYTYEDGDNYVCPECAHEWSKVAATDTEEVKVVRDANGNVLQDGDTITVIKDLKVKGSSSVVKVGTKVKNIRLVDGDHDIDCKIDGFGAMKLKSEFVKKA; this comes from the coding sequence ATGTCATTACCCGCCTGCCCAAAATGCCAATCCGAATACACCTACGAAGATGGTGACAACTACGTCTGCCCCGAATGTGCCCACGAATGGAGCAAGGTCGCCGCAACGGATACAGAAGAGGTGAAAGTGGTGCGCGATGCCAACGGCAACGTGCTGCAAGACGGCGATACCATCACCGTGATTAAAGACCTGAAAGTCAAAGGTTCTTCGTCAGTGGTCAAGGTAGGTACTAAAGTGAAAAACATCCGCCTGGTCGATGGTGATCATGATATCGACTGCAAGATTGATGGCTTTGGCGCAATGAAGCTGAAGTCGGAGTTTGTGAAAAAAGCATAG
- the tkt gene encoding transketolase: MATRVDLCNAIRALSMDAVQKANSGHPGAPMGMAEIAEVLWNHNLSHNPNNPQWANRDRFVLSNGHGSMLIYSLLHLTGYDVTMDDIKSFRQLHSRCAGHPEYGYAPGVETTTGPLGQGIANGVGFAMAEKLLASQFNKPGHDIVDHYTYVFLGDGCMMEGVSHEACALAGTWGLGKLIAFWDDNGISIDGHIEGWYTDDTAGRFKAYGWHVVSVDGHDQAAIQKAIDEAKSVTDKPSLICCKTIIGKGSPNKCGSHDCHGSALGEAEVAATREAIGWPHAPFEIPADVYEGWNQKDKGAKREADWNAKFDAYAKAYPAEAAEFKRRMAGELPANWKSLTDAIIAETNEKAEKLATRQASQKAITALAPILPEFLGGSADLTGSNLTASKDFKHVSGKEPGNYISYGVREFGMAAIMNGMALHGGFLPYGGTFHMFSDYMKNGMRMSALMHQRVIYVLTHDSIGQGEDGPTHQPVENTSGLRMIPRMDVWRPADSTETTVAWVAAVERTEGPTSLVLSRQAVPGIKHDAKDFDLIRKGGYVFSDVAGKADVIIIANGSELDLAIQAAAELNAAGTKVRVVSMPSTNVFDRQDQAYKDSVLTPGVKRVAVEAAHPDFWRKYVGIEGAVVGIDTFGESAPGGALFKHFGFTVENVVNTVKSVL; this comes from the coding sequence ATGGCAACTCGTGTCGACTTGTGCAACGCCATCCGTGCTCTGAGCATGGACGCTGTACAAAAAGCAAACTCCGGCCACCCAGGCGCACCTATGGGCATGGCTGAAATTGCTGAAGTATTGTGGAACCACAATCTGAGCCACAACCCAAACAACCCACAATGGGCTAACCGTGACCGTTTCGTATTGTCCAACGGCCATGGCTCAATGCTGATTTACTCCTTGCTGCACCTGACTGGTTACGATGTGACCATGGACGACATCAAGTCTTTCCGTCAACTGCACTCCCGTTGCGCTGGTCACCCAGAGTACGGCTACGCACCTGGCGTTGAAACAACCACCGGTCCATTGGGCCAGGGTATTGCAAACGGCGTTGGTTTTGCCATGGCAGAAAAATTGCTGGCTAGCCAATTCAACAAGCCAGGCCACGACATCGTTGACCACTACACATACGTGTTCCTGGGCGACGGCTGTATGATGGAAGGCGTTTCTCACGAAGCTTGTGCTCTGGCTGGTACATGGGGCCTGGGCAAACTGATCGCTTTCTGGGATGACAACGGTATTTCTATCGACGGCCACATCGAAGGCTGGTACACAGACGACACCGCAGGCCGCTTTAAAGCTTACGGCTGGCACGTTGTTTCAGTAGATGGTCACGACCAGGCTGCGATTCAAAAAGCCATCGACGAAGCTAAATCAGTGACTGACAAACCATCACTGATCTGCTGCAAAACTATCATCGGTAAAGGTTCACCAAACAAGTGCGGTTCACACGACTGCCACGGTTCTGCATTGGGCGAAGCTGAAGTAGCTGCCACCCGTGAAGCCATCGGCTGGCCACACGCACCATTCGAAATTCCTGCTGACGTATACGAAGGCTGGAACCAGAAAGACAAAGGCGCAAAACGCGAAGCTGACTGGAACGCCAAGTTTGACGCTTACGCTAAAGCCTACCCAGCAGAAGCTGCAGAATTCAAACGCCGTATGGCCGGTGAATTGCCAGCTAACTGGAAATCACTGACTGACGCCATCATCGCTGAAACTAACGAAAAAGCTGAGAAATTGGCTACTCGTCAGGCTTCACAAAAAGCAATTACTGCTTTGGCGCCAATCTTGCCAGAGTTCCTGGGCGGTTCAGCTGACCTGACAGGTTCTAACCTGACAGCTTCTAAAGACTTCAAACACGTGAGCGGTAAAGAGCCAGGCAACTACATCTCTTACGGTGTACGTGAATTCGGTATGGCTGCCATCATGAACGGTATGGCATTGCACGGTGGCTTTTTGCCATACGGCGGTACATTCCACATGTTCTCTGACTACATGAAAAACGGCATGCGTATGTCTGCGTTGATGCATCAACGTGTGATCTACGTGCTGACCCATGACTCTATCGGTCAAGGTGAAGATGGTCCTACACACCAACCAGTTGAAAACACCTCTGGTCTGCGTATGATTCCTCGTATGGATGTATGGCGTCCAGCTGACTCTACAGAAACAACCGTTGCATGGGTTGCTGCCGTAGAGCGCACTGAAGGCCCAACCAGCTTGGTATTGAGCCGTCAAGCGGTGCCAGGCATCAAACACGATGCTAAAGACTTCGACCTGATCCGCAAGGGTGGCTATGTATTCTCAGACGTAGCTGGCAAGGCTGATGTGATCATCATTGCTAACGGTTCCGAGTTGGATCTGGCGATTCAAGCGGCTGCTGAATTGAACGCTGCGGGTACTAAAGTGCGTGTGGTTTCCATGCCATCCACCAACGTATTCGACCGTCAAGACCAAGCTTACAAAGACAGCGTATTGACTCCAGGCGTTAAACGCGTGGCTGTTGAAGCTGCTCACCCAGATTTCTGGCGTAAGTATGTAGGCATTGAAGGTGCAGTTGTGGGTATCGATACCTTCGGCGAATCCGCACCAGGCGGCGCACTGTTCAAACACTTCGGTTTCACAGTAGAGAACGTAGTGAACACAGTGAAATCTGTTCTGTAA
- the fae gene encoding formaldehyde-activating enzyme, producing the protein MSDDRIIMRVGEALVAGGPPGTAAEPEVAIGEMNGPMGTAFANLLGDQVKGHTRVLAIMNTDIMVRPATLMVSKVTVKDPRYTNILMGTVQGAIANGVLDAVRSGDIPKEKANDLGIIVSVWLSPAILEQEKIDHKALFDIHREATFKAIQKALRNEPSIDWLLENQEKIVHKYYQMGLDNKI; encoded by the coding sequence ATGTCTGACGATAGAATCATTATGCGCGTGGGTGAAGCCTTGGTGGCAGGTGGCCCGCCGGGAACGGCAGCAGAACCCGAAGTAGCGATTGGCGAAATGAATGGCCCCATGGGCACCGCATTTGCGAACCTGCTGGGCGACCAGGTAAAAGGTCATACCCGTGTGCTGGCGATTATGAATACCGACATCATGGTGCGCCCGGCGACCTTGATGGTGAGCAAGGTCACCGTGAAAGACCCGCGTTATACCAATATCTTGATGGGCACCGTACAAGGTGCGATTGCCAACGGCGTGCTGGATGCGGTGCGTAGCGGCGACATCCCTAAAGAAAAAGCCAATGACCTGGGCATTATTGTTTCAGTCTGGCTGAGCCCGGCGATTCTGGAACAGGAAAAGATCGACCACAAGGCGCTGTTTGATATTCACCGTGAGGCCACCTTCAAGGCGATCCAGAAAGCACTGCGCAACGAGCCCAGCATAGACTGGCTGTTAGAGAATCAAGAGAAGATTGTGCATAAATATTACCAGATGGGCCTAGATAACAAGATTTAG
- a CDS encoding Gfo/Idh/MocA family protein, giving the protein MTTKLKWGILGAARVNERLLPAIVEACNSQLVAIASRRPGAAKATLDKYAPNAGGVSCYDDMDSLLTDSNVEAVYCPMANEEHAEWALKAIQAGKHVLIEKPMTTRLADIDTIESAAKTKGVTVMEGFMYRFHPQHAKVKELVDSGLIGDVLSCRASFSFLMAPARMYRINRNMAHGGGAMWDIGPYAIHALRWCFGGGDAPAEPVNVVAYGKLNEHGADVVASGVLDFGPDAQGRARFGHFDVSFERGRKAEYELIGDKGWIKCHNMWAYPGDDPVISWEAGGKSETIVLPKANHFNLEIEYFGDCVRYGKAPLLNFNDSRGNCKAIEAVIAALKG; this is encoded by the coding sequence ATGACGACAAAACTAAAATGGGGCATTCTCGGTGCTGCGCGTGTGAATGAGCGCTTGCTACCTGCGATTGTAGAGGCCTGTAACTCACAACTGGTCGCCATCGCCAGCCGCCGCCCGGGCGCCGCCAAGGCCACGCTGGATAAATACGCACCCAATGCGGGTGGCGTTAGTTGTTATGACGATATGGACAGCCTGCTCACAGACAGCAATGTTGAAGCTGTCTATTGCCCCATGGCCAATGAAGAGCATGCCGAATGGGCGCTTAAGGCTATCCAGGCTGGTAAACATGTGCTGATTGAAAAACCCATGACCACGCGCCTGGCTGATATTGATACCATTGAATCAGCCGCTAAAACCAAAGGCGTCACCGTGATGGAAGGCTTTATGTACCGCTTCCATCCGCAACATGCCAAAGTCAAGGAGCTCGTTGATAGTGGCCTGATTGGTGATGTACTTTCTTGTCGTGCCAGTTTTTCGTTTTTGATGGCGCCTGCCCGTATGTACCGTATTAACCGCAATATGGCGCATGGCGGCGGTGCGATGTGGGATATTGGGCCTTATGCGATTCACGCCTTGCGCTGGTGTTTTGGCGGGGGCGATGCGCCCGCCGAGCCGGTCAATGTCGTTGCCTATGGCAAACTCAATGAGCACGGGGCCGATGTCGTCGCCAGTGGTGTACTCGATTTTGGCCCGGATGCACAAGGCCGCGCGCGTTTCGGCCATTTTGATGTCAGCTTTGAGCGTGGCCGCAAAGCCGAGTACGAACTCATTGGCGATAAAGGCTGGATTAAATGCCACAATATGTGGGCTTATCCTGGCGATGATCCTGTCATCAGCTGGGAGGCCGGTGGCAAGTCGGAAACCATTGTATTGCCCAAGGCGAACCATTTCAATTTAGAGATTGAGTACTTTGGTGATTGCGTACGCTACGGCAAGGCACCATTGCTCAACTTTAATGATTCACGTGGTAACTGCAAAGCGATTGAGGCAGTGATCGCTGCACTAAAGGGGTAA
- a CDS encoding response regulator transcription factor, with product MKTAFILEDTPESQVWLSEVLQQSFPDIQIHSANHIAQALTALSHLSAVDIALIDLSLPDGSGVAVIEWLNRNSPQTICVVASIFDDDSHIFPALRAGAHGYLLKDQPQSAIVQALNGIVTGQPPLSPAIARKLLRHFHEPYIEATAQGVLTEREKEVLSIIAKGMTMAETANILGLKRNTVAGYVKEIYRKLNVSSRAEAAITAQRMGLI from the coding sequence ATGAAAACTGCTTTTATTCTTGAGGATACCCCGGAGTCACAAGTATGGCTGTCTGAGGTCCTGCAACAGAGTTTTCCAGATATCCAGATACACTCGGCCAATCACATCGCGCAGGCGCTCACCGCGTTGAGCCATCTATCAGCAGTCGATATCGCGCTTATTGATTTGAGTCTACCAGATGGTAGCGGGGTTGCGGTGATTGAATGGTTAAATCGTAATTCACCGCAAACAATTTGTGTGGTAGCCAGCATATTTGATGATGATAGCCACATTTTCCCGGCTTTGCGTGCCGGCGCACATGGTTATTTGCTCAAAGACCAGCCGCAAAGCGCCATCGTGCAGGCGCTTAATGGCATTGTGACGGGCCAGCCGCCACTGTCACCTGCGATTGCGCGCAAGTTATTGCGGCATTTTCACGAGCCCTATATCGAGGCGACTGCACAAGGCGTTCTCACCGAGCGTGAAAAAGAAGTATTGTCGATTATTGCCAAAGGCATGACCATGGCAGAAACCGCCAATATTCTCGGTCTCAAGCGCAATACGGTGGCTGGGTATGTCAAGGAAATCTACCGTAAATTAAATGTTTCTTCGCGGGCTGAAGCCGCCATCACGGCACAACGCATGGGGCTGATTTAA